In the genome of Lactuca sativa cultivar Salinas chromosome 3, Lsat_Salinas_v11, whole genome shotgun sequence, the window tgtgttcatgctagtgatatgtttatactatgttcagtcagcttcggacttcggtccgatgtaggggacaaggtcccagtcagcttcggacttcggtccgatgtcagctttggacttcggttcgatgtaggggacaaggtcccagtcagcttcggacttcggttcgatgtaggggacaaggtcccagtcagctttggacttcggtccgatgtcagcttcggacttcggtccgatggagggggcaaggccccagtcagttagcttcggacttcggtccgatgtaggggacaaggtcccagtcagtcagcttcggacttcggttcgatggagggggcaaggccccagtatgtgcttgatatgttattgtatggtatgtggtagtttgggggagctcactaagcttcgtgcttacagtttcagttttggtttcaggtacttccgcaagcagagggaagagctcgggatgatggcatcgcacacaccacaacttcaacttttatcctgggagttgatttagtttttgattttgatatgacatagatatgatacagttttccgcacagtgtttttattatgtttgggatacatcacgtatggttttatgatatgacactcagattatggtttttggttatattgaaaaatgaaatttttgggtcgtatttttgggtcgtttcactaTTGCTGAAATCAACTAAAACATATGGATAAAATACTACAACAGCTTAGCAATCAACTGAAGATTCCAGTGCACTTCTTCTACTTCTCTGCCAGAAAAAAGAGCTATATTTGATTAGATTGCTTCCAAAAAGTCTTTCAGATACCTTAAAATCCaaagattttgaattaaatcACTGAGTTATCTAAAACGACCAAACTCTCATTAAGATAAAATAATTGGCCTGTTGAGCTTAAAATTTGGCATAGAAACATAATGGAGAGAGGTGGTGCTTACGACAATAACAGGGTCTGTAAGGCTGACTTCGGAGAAGAAAAGGAAAATCCAGTGAGCAAAAGAGTGTAAACTCGGGGTGCTACCATCATAACAGATTGGGTTTACATCCAAAAAGAACACccttttcttcttcttgatgaTGATATTATTAACAGTATCATCATGTCCATTTACTTCGTTTAGGTCATGCTTTGGTTGCAACAGCAACCCACCAACTGTTCGACCTTCTGTCCGAGAAGAAGAAGCAATAAGGGCAGCACTAGGTTTGGCTCGGAGCTTCGTGCGCATGAAAGAGGGAGCTGAGCGAAGAGTAGTCAGATTATGAATACCCATATACATACCCATCGCTATACGAGCTTCTAAGCCGTCCACCATCATCACATTCACCCTGCTGCACCTGCAAGTGTAAGTATCTAGTCAATTGATTTGCCGAGGGCTAGATAGAGAACTCATTGGAACGATGGATGATTGTGCCTCTTGAACCCAAGAAAAAAACCGAAAACATGTGTGTGGGATCGAAATACCTGTTGGATGATCAAATAATCGAATGTTAACTCAAATCCCCAACGATCACCTCACCTGTTGGTTGATACGAGCTAACACAGAAGAGCTAAAGACGAAGAATTGATTGGGGCTTGATAAACTTCATTTCCgatgtattttgttttttttttttttttgagaaatttaATCCGAAACTACGTAGTTTTGGGGTTAAGGGTACCTAACCTTATATACCCTTatgggtatattcacttttccctatatatatatatatatatatatatatatatatatatatatatatatatatatatatatatatatatatatatatatatatatagagagagagagagagagagagagagttaggttcaaatgtttctagcaactattgtgtgcatgaatgcaccaataggaatttaggaataattaaattaataaaaattgttataagggtaattatgtaactttagcatgataattaaaataaaatccctTAATTCATGGAAATTACCATAAAATTTTTTTTGACCAACTATTTAACCCTAGCCTATCATATCATATGTATTCTATTTCTGTCGCCGTAGGCTCCTCTGAAACATTCATACGTATCCCTTCTTCGTCAAAACACCATCAGCCATATAAATCTCCATTCAATTGCAGACCAAAAAATAAATGTGAAATATCGATTGATGCCTCTTACCAATCTTCAACTATTAATACGTACGTGATTTCTAACATCCATTATGTCTTTTTCATTTGATTATTAGTATACCAATCACAGGGTATCAATCACGATGTTATAAAAGTTGCTTATGAATTCAAAATTTTCTCTTTTTGCTAGCCCCCAAAATAACTACGTGATTACTATTCACTGTGGTTTTTTTATTGATTGTTGGTAATACCCAAAAGAATTACCAATCGTAATTTTGTAAAATTGATTATGAATGTGAAAGTGATTTTAGGTTTTTTAATGGATTCTCAAAATTAATCTATGAATCTTCTTTTTGAATTCACTTATTGTGCATTACATAGGTTGTGTACGATTTCATTCTTCCACTAACATCAGGTAAGTTCAATTTTATTTATTACATGATTGTACTAATCATAACATGTTTTTTTAGTTGTATCTCCAGTTCCCTACCACCAAGAAATTGAATTGGTAAGACtctcaataattttttttaagaaactaAAGACGCACATCACGTGTTCGATAAAATGCATAGTTGAAATCTAGGTTTTTTTAATGCATCTTGATGTCGATCATTCTGCTAGAATGCAATATCGAATTCTAATTTTGTTAGAATAGAATCTTGAATTTCTTGTCAACTTAAGCAGTGAATTACCGTAACCAATTTTGTTAGAATAAAATTGgtttatattcttgttattgatCTCGATTCTTATGGAATAACATCTTAAATAATGAAACAttacattctttcagaataataTACATTACAAGTTTAGGGATGATTGTTAATGTTGGTTTGTAGAAATTATAGTTATATTCTATTTGAATGTATAtcacattctattagaatttattgttttattctatttaatgcactaaaatttttaatatttgaaagttgattatttcttccttgtgaatttaggttttgaagaggttGTCATTAATGtggaaaatgaagaaaacatGGAGAACGATAATATTTTTTCAGAATAATATTTTTTCGGAATAGagtagtgtttttgttagattttgatgttttttcttttttaaaatgtAATCCTTAAACCATTATTAGTCATAATTTGTTTAGAATGATTGTAACAATTGTTTATAGTCTTTTTCTTTACGAACGAATGTAAATattgattcttaaagaataaaatccgtattctttagaaaatgtttttcttgataatatgttgtataattctttaagcaTGTTTAATATAAAAAGTATCTTGAATGAAACAATATTATTCAAGAATAAAACCACAAatatatttattagtttattgttgactttttgtcattctgacagaataaaatcggttattattaaaagtaatattaaattttaattaaattaattttaaaaaaatcaaatttttttaaaaataaaggaattaatgatcccttaaaatccgaaaatttccttttttaaaataggttaattgaccaaaatacccttttgttgaaatttgtgtgattatatgatacatactaccctattgtaatatcatagatcctcagatcatgattgttgattctattcatccgatggtccagatctgtgcattctgacacacaatagttagtagaaacaatatatatatatatatatatatatatatatatatatatatatatatagggttaagtttaaatgagaacactatttaatgtgagaacgtgagaacactactttatgttactattctactatgaatttaatatgtatagtattgtagtaattacaatatgaatatattcaattttataatgctattctactataaaattgatatatatgtgtagtaatttagtaaattctaatgtgaatgttaaatatatgattgttcatatattcggtgatgaataatgttataaagttgtacatacaaaattttaatgtgaatattaatgtttgattgttcgtatatttgttgatgaataatgtcatatcgttgtatatacaaaattcatagtagaatagtaacataaagtactgttctcacgttctcacattaaataatattctcatttgaacttaaccatatatatatatatatcctccctaataaatgaaaataattttgccacatgtcactctctcattaacttggacacacgtcattttttggtatttttaaataaatgtttttttccatgtgtcattttctcattgtttatctttttttaattaacacatcatatttaaaccttaattattaattgctttatttaaaaataataattaaattacaatattacaactcatattattgaatatgtttcattttaaattcaaattttaaattttaaattttaaatttaaataatttttttgtttaaaccttcatatttaatttttttgttttaataaacccgtataacatacgggcgtcacaactagtatatatatatatatatatatatatatatatatatatattaacttataaaagAAATTCTattatttctataaatagatccaataaaataataatatttttttaagacgttcaaatctCTAAGCGTAAAGTACAACTAATcgtgaataaaataatattataatttaaatggGGTTTTTACTTGGTTCACATTGTTAATGATCTCCAGATTTTGAGCTCTACCTCTTAACGCCTTTCTCCGGTATATTCAACTTCCTCCCACCCTGACTTTCACTTTCCCTTTCTTCTCTCTACAAACCCTAATTGTCGCCACTACCAACATCGATCACCTCATCCGCCACCACCATCACGGCTTACCGCAGTCGCCCACCTCATTACGATTGTCAATATGCTTCATGGTAGGTTCTTATATAAAGCATATTGATCATTTATTGAAATTTAAGAGGTATAAATTTATAAACACAATATACAACTATCAAATGCATATGTTATTCAAACGATATTATTCAGCGATTGATCCGTTAAAATTAAGATTCCTTTTTGATCTTCCAAATCTCGGAGCATATCTCGGCCCTTCCCCCTGTTTCGTTTCCTATAGATGGGTTTTAGGGTTTTAAATTATACAAAATTTAGTATTAGTTCTTTTTTCTTTGTGATCGattgctattttttttttctttctaggtCAATGGAGTATCTCCTGGAGTTTCTCTTCAAGCCTTTGATTATCCTTCGACTACTCACTCTTTCTTTGTTGCAAAAGCTATGGTATTGAAATTGTCTCTCATTCATGTTGGTATTGAAATTATCACTAATTCACTTTCTCCAATGCTCTCTATTTGTTACAAAAATGAGATATTCAAATCTATAATTTCTTTGCTCACTTTCTATTGCTAAATGATGGCTTTGAAACTCTCTGTTTACATTTACTTTGATTTCATTGTTACTGATTCTTGTAGGAGGTATATTATGATTAAGATTCAAGACATTGGGATTGTaagttttccattttaaattaagaataaaatagtTCGCTCCCTAATGGTCTTACTTGTAACATTTGTTAATTTGTAGTTGAGTTTTTTTTGGTGGTAGGATTGTTTCATGTATGAGAAACAATGTCTAGGTTTGAGTATAAAGGATTCAAAATGGAAGGCTTTGAGTGCCCTAAACATTTAGCAAATGTTAGTTTTATGTTTGATTTCCTGGGTTTTGATTATTCTGCTCATATCAACACATGTAGCTAGACGATGGTAgtagtttattttctttttcaattaaTCACAACTTTCCTTTGAAACATGGAAACAAGAGAATGATAATTATTACCTTATTTTCTGATTTAGATGTTCTTGCAAATAAATGGTGTTGCCTGAAAACATTTTGATGGTAGTTTTGCTGAGTGGGTATGTTCATCTCGCTCTTTTCACAACCTTCCACATGTTATCTTTCTTTAAACATTCTTTAAATAGGTGAGCTATGGTATGATGTGGAACACAGTTGTTGAGAAAGCCATGTCCCAATAAAACCCTAAGAGTAAGATGAGGATTACATCTCATTATCGTGACCTCTTTTGATTCGTATTATACTTAACTTGATTACTTGACCGGTGCACGTGGGATGCATTCTACATCCATGTCAGATGTTTTCACTACTCTACATTCAATTTTCATTTCTCTTCTATTTGAGTTTTCTAAGAATGTAACAACTAGGAATAAGGGATGATCTGTCAAGTCTCTTTTTGTCCTAAAAGTTTGTATTGGAAGGATTATTAGGTATTAAGTtatttgttgtttgttttttattctCTTGCATCATGGAATTCATTACTGGGCACAGATTAAACTTATTTGAAAACAAATGTCCAAAAATAATTTAACTATCAATGCTTTTGACGACAATTAGTAATACACATGGTCGAGTTTGATGGTGCCACTTTAAGAACCAAAATGTGATGACCGATGTTCATAGAAGTAAAGAATGCATTTATTTTTGGATGTGTGGTTCTTCCTATTAAAACACTCTGTACAAATCAATAAAGCATGTGTAGTGTGGACATATGTTCTTTCGGTTATTAAATAGAGTTCAGATTGTAAAACATTTTTTATGGTTTTTTGTCGGAATGAGTTTCTGATCTTGAGATTTTTTGTAGGTTTTTAAGGTTCAAGAATAGTTAAGAAAAGTTTTAGAAGAAATCATTTAGAGAGGTATATGCTCTGCTAAGATAATGAATAATATTTTCTTTCATCAAAACATCAGAAGTAGGTAGTATGTTGTTGAATTTTAGAAAATGAAATTTAGAGAAATGACATTGCTTTAACCCTGATTTAGTCGAATGGTGTGTTATTTGCTACTCCTACACGACAATGTTTCCATAGTTAAATCCAAAGCTCCCAACTTTAAGTGACGAAAAAGATTATTCTGTAGACTATAAAAACTTAATCCAATATTTTAAATTTACAGGATTAACTTCTTGATGTATGTATGCCTTTGATATATAATTTGCCATTATTTTTTTTCTGTTGTGCAATTTAGGGATACTTTAATGTATAAATATGCATGAGAGATTAATTATTTCATGCATTTATTGTATTAGTGTTTACAcgcattttaatttaattttggaTCTTTATATTTATCAATATATATAATTGATGTGTAAAATCCGAAAGTAAATTTAATA includes:
- the LOC128133083 gene encoding uncharacterized protein LOC128133083 produces the protein MMVDGLEARIAMGMYMGIHNLTTLRSAPSFMRTKLRAKPSAALIASSSRTEGRTVGGLLLQPKHDLNEVNGHDDTVNNIIIKKKKRVFFLDVNPICYDGSTPSLHSFAHWIFLFFSEVSLTDPVIVRSRRSALESSVDC